In gamma proteobacterium HIMB55, the genomic stretch TGTGTCTCTCCGCGGCGTCTTTGATCGACTGCCAAGTGTCAAAGTGGTACTGCCTTTCAACGGCTTTTTTATTGTCAAAGTAACTCAAGTCCTCCACCAGCGGCCGTCGCTCAACATTTGCTCTGAGTTCCAAAAACGACAGCACTGTGGGGTTGTTAACTAGTTCGCAGTCCTCGGCGATTTCAGGTGTCGCGGGATCAAAACAAGCCATGACGCGACCAAAGCCCTCGGCGTGGTCTGTAACTGCGGCAAAGTCCAACGGCCGAGTGATTTCAATGACTTCTCCGCTTGCCAGTGTTGCCGACTCGCCTTTGGCGAAGCGGTAGGTGTCGTCAAGATCGCGCCGATTACCGAATAGATAGGCGTCGGCAGACAAACTCGAGTGGATATGTAAGTCGCCAAAGAAGACGTTGTTTAATGGGTTCGCGGGTGCAACTTCACGTGGGCGCTGAGCCGGTTTAAAGAATGCATTCTCGTTCTGTTTGGCTACCTCAGCTCGAATCGCCGCGCGCTCCTCATCGGTCGTAGGGATGAATTTAAGGTTTGTCGCTAAGTAGTCATAGGCAAACCAGCCAAACAAAACCAGTAATGGGGTGGTGAACAGCAGACCCTTCTTAACTGTCGACATTTCTCTACATTCCTTGTGTTTTTGTTCTTTTGGATTCGAGTTCAGGTTGTTCACTATCAAGTAACGTTGACGAATAGGAAAGCTGCGACCTGCAAACCACATCTATAAAGGCCCACGTAAAGGCCTAAATTTTGCGCACGTCGCGTTATCCAGAGTGCTTCCGTCAGACACTTTTAGTGTACTCACACACCCACCGCTGACAAGCGACGCTGTCGCATTTGCCTATTGGCGTGCTAGCTTGCCGACGAGTGCAAGACAACCTAACGACACGCGTGAATAGCGCAGCTGCGTTGATGTGTTAAGAAATTGAGGTGAATGAGGTGGCAGGCGAAACTAATTTAAAGAGGTTGTTGGCTAGCATGGCACCACAGCTAGATGATACGGAGTGGGTGTTTGCCGAGGTGGGAGAAGAGGATGCGATCCCCCTAACGCCACTTGCCATCGCAACCTTTCGTGAAGCAGAGGGGCTGACGTTGGTATTACCTCAATCTGCAGTAGATCGCCTCGAAAATGTGAGTGCACCAATGAGCAGAATCACCCTTGAAGTGCACTCGAGTCTAGAGGCAGTTGGACTGACTGCAGCCGTTGCGGGTGCGCTAGCGGAGGAGGGTATTAGTGCAAACGTGATTGCTGCCTACTACCACGATCATATTTTTGTACCCAAGGCCTCTGCGGATCGTGCGTTGGCTGTCTTGCAGGCATTGTCGACCTCGACTGATTGAATCACTGACCGAACCACATCGCACGCAGGGTTGCTCCGCATCTAGCTCCAGCGCTAACAATTAAGGACGCCGCGCACAGACGGATATCCCTTTTTTGGTGTCTTGTAACGCTCTGGTCTGGCAACGGCTCTCTATGCCTTCCCAAATCCGCTCATTGCTTTCTGTCCTTCAACCGCGCTCACTGGTCTCCCATCTGGTCTGGCGCATTAAGGGGTTTAACGCGCCATACCAATGCCCCGTTTCAAAACCCAAAGCCGCACCTAATGAGGGCATTTATCAAAATAAGATCACCCCTTTAGTGCGTTTTGGCTAGTCAAAGCCGGGGTGCGAGGCTGATTTCGCCTCATGGCTGGTTATCTAAAATTCCTAACAGACTGTTTTTACTGTTTTTTTATCTTTTGGTGCACGCTTGGCTTGTCACATTTGTGCACAGCTATATACTGCGGTGTGCGACGCTACGCAGGCGCGAGCGTGCGCCTTCAAACCAAAAGAGCCGCGGAAGCTCTGATAGAGCAAACGCGGTCGAACAACAAAGGACGCTAAGATGATTAAGTCATTGTCTAGAAAGCCGAGCTTTGCGTTAGCTGCAATGGCGGTTGCCGTTGCTACTGCTGCTCCGAGCGCTTTTTCCCAGGAGGAAATCGAGGAGGTTGTTGTTACCGGATCTCGTATTCCAGTTAACACCAACACCATTTCTTCGGTTCCTGTTCAGTCAGTCACCGAGGAGGACATCCGCAACTCTGGTGAAATCAACATTGCCGATATCGTTTCTGATATCCCCGCACTGGTTTCGTCACTGACTGCAGAGAACTCCACAACAGGTGCGAACAGCTTGAACCTGCGTGGTTTGGGCGGTGATCGCTCGCTCACACTGGTCAACGGCCGCCGCCACGTTGCCGGCTTCCGTGGTAGCCAGGCGGTAGACGTGGGTACGATTCCTCGCGCGCTTGTTAAGAGCGTTGAAGTAACAACGGGTGGTGCATCCGCGATTTACGGAGCTGACGCTGTAACCGGTGTTGTTAACTTCATCCTCAAAGACGACTTTGAAGGCTTCCAGGTTGATCTGTCGGGCGGTGTACCCGAGCGCGGCGGTGCCCAGACAACGACTTTAGACCTCGTTTGGGGTTCTAACTTTGCCAACGGCCGTGGTAACGCGGTTGTGACTTTCTCATCTGAGATGGATGAAGGTCTTCGTTTCCGTGATCGAAGCTGGTCACGCGACAACGGTATTGCAGAAACACTGGTAAACCCAGATCCAAACGGTCCACCTCGTGCGGTTGTTGAAGATCCTCGCTTTTGGCTGACTTCGCAGGAAGGCTCTATTGCTCCTGGTTTCGGTGGTCGAGGCGCAACTTACGTCGATATCAACGGTAACGGTATCCCCGACTGTCAGGAATCAGAAGGTGGTCGCGTTGGCTACCTCGCAGGATGCTGGCTGGTAGGTGATGACGGTACGGTTCGCGTTAACCAAGACGGCGTCGTAGTTGACGGCCTATGGGGCTCAGGCGGTGACGGTGGTCGCGTTAACTTTAACCGTGACACGCTGTTCCCACAGACAGATCGTCAGGTGGTTAACTTCAATGTTAACTACGAGTTTGCTGACAATCTTCGCGGTTTCTTAGAAACGAAATATGTTCGCGGCGAGACAACTGTCTTCAACGAGCAGGATACGTTCTACGATACGCTTGAAATCCGCGCTGATAACGCTTTCATTCCAGATGCGCTTCAGCCTGTTGTTGCACAGACTGGCTACCTCTTGTTGACGCAGGATCCACTGGATTTGAGCGACAACAACAACCAGAAGTACACGCGTGAGACGACTCGCGTTGTTGCGGGACTCGAGTGGGAACCTGCTGACGGACACAGCGTTGAAGTCTCTTTCAACCGAGGCATGTTCCAACAGACCGATAAAACGAACGCGATCTATCTGGATCGTTTCTATTCAGCAATTGATTCGGTTCGTGATGCGAGCGGTAACGTGGTTTGTCGTTCAACCCTCGACCCATCAACTGACTACCCCCTCGATTACTTCGCGGGTTCAAACGGCTTCGCTGATGGTGATTACTACAGCGATCGTTACTACTCGTTCACACCGGGTGACGGTCAGTGTCAGCCACTGAACCCATTCGGCACGTACTCTGCGAGCGAAGCGGCTCAGAACTTTGTAACGGCAGATCTCGAAAGCACACTCAAAATTCAGCAGTGGGTTTTCAATGTGACAGCTGTAGGTCAGTTTGAAGTGCTTCAGTCAGTGCTCGATGGTCCTGTTGGCTACGCTGCAGGTGTTGAGCGTCGTGAGGAGTCAAGCGACAACCGTCTCGATCCACTCACATTGGGTGTGATTCCAGAAGGAAGCCCCTACGAAGCGGGTCAGTCGGTCAACTCAATTTCACCTTGGCTGTATTCGTTCATCTCGTTTGATAACACACAGCAGTACGACACTAAGGGTGAGTACGACGTGACCGATGTCTTTGCCGAGATTCGATTGCCGATCTTCCTCGATCGTGACTTCACACGTGAGCTGACGCTCGATGCAGCGATTCGCCAAGCGGATTACTCAACGTCGGGTAAAGCCAACACATGGAAAGTGGGTGCGACATGGGCGCCTATCGATGACGTCCGTTTCCGCGGTACGGTATCTGAGGCGGTTCGTGCGCCAAACATCTCTGAGTTGTTTGACCCACGTTTGCCCATCACTGTAGCGGCGAGTTCAGACCCTTGTGCGTCTACCAACATCAACAACGGTACTGATGCTCGAGAAGGCAACTGTGTTGCTGCGCTAACAGCGATTGGTGTCTCTCAGGATGCGATCTTCACTGACGGCGTCTATGATTGGACTAACCCTCTTACTGCACGCTTCAACGGTGTATCAGGCGGTAACCCTGCGCTCGATGTAGAGACAGCTGACACCACTACTTACGGTGTCGTAATCGCACCGAGTTTCGCTCCCGGTTTGGTACTCTCAGTCGACTACTGGGACGTCAAAATTGAGCAAGCAATTGCGGCCGTTAGCTCGGACGACATCCTTAAAGGTTGTTATGACTCAAGCAACTACCCCAACCTCGACTTCTGTAACGCGTTTACACGTCGTGGTGACGGTGGCTTGAACTTCCTTGAGACCGGTACGATTAACTTCGCGAAGCTCGAGGCCGAAGGTGTTGACGTGTCTGCTTCTTACGACTGGGCTATGGGCGAGAATGATTTCCGCGTAAGCCTTGTTGGTTCGCGTCAGAAGCGTCTCGATCGTTTCTTCAACCCACTCGACACATCTGACGTCGATCCAGAGCTTCAAGAGCTCCGTCGTCCACGTGTCACGGGTTCGTTGAGCCTGTCTTGGGATCGTGGTCCTTGGAGCCTTGGTATCCAGAACGTTTACCAGGGCAAGCAGGCAGTTGATGAGATCGAAGAAGTATTGGGTCTTGGAGACAACCAGGCGGTTTACGGCGATGATGGCTTCTTTGATTCGATCGTGATCACAGAC encodes the following:
- a CDS encoding outer membrane cobalamin receptor protein (PFAM: TonB dependent receptor; TonB-dependent Receptor Plug Domain) — encoded protein: MIKSLSRKPSFALAAMAVAVATAAPSAFSQEEIEEVVVTGSRIPVNTNTISSVPVQSVTEEDIRNSGEINIADIVSDIPALVSSLTAENSTTGANSLNLRGLGGDRSLTLVNGRRHVAGFRGSQAVDVGTIPRALVKSVEVTTGGASAIYGADAVTGVVNFILKDDFEGFQVDLSGGVPERGGAQTTTLDLVWGSNFANGRGNAVVTFSSEMDEGLRFRDRSWSRDNGIAETLVNPDPNGPPRAVVEDPRFWLTSQEGSIAPGFGGRGATYVDINGNGIPDCQESEGGRVGYLAGCWLVGDDGTVRVNQDGVVVDGLWGSGGDGGRVNFNRDTLFPQTDRQVVNFNVNYEFADNLRGFLETKYVRGETTVFNEQDTFYDTLEIRADNAFIPDALQPVVAQTGYLLLTQDPLDLSDNNNQKYTRETTRVVAGLEWEPADGHSVEVSFNRGMFQQTDKTNAIYLDRFYSAIDSVRDASGNVVCRSTLDPSTDYPLDYFAGSNGFADGDYYSDRYYSFTPGDGQCQPLNPFGTYSASEAAQNFVTADLESTLKIQQWVFNVTAVGQFEVLQSVLDGPVGYAAGVERREESSDNRLDPLTLGVIPEGSPYEAGQSVNSISPWLYSFISFDNTQQYDTKGEYDVTDVFAEIRLPIFLDRDFTRELTLDAAIRQADYSTSGKANTWKVGATWAPIDDVRFRGTVSEAVRAPNISELFDPRLPITVAASSDPCASTNINNGTDAREGNCVAALTAIGVSQDAIFTDGVYDWTNPLTARFNGVSGGNPALDVETADTTTYGVVIAPSFAPGLVLSVDYWDVKIEQAIAAVSSDDILKGCYDSSNYPNLDFCNAFTRRGDGGLNFLETGTINFAKLEAEGVDVSASYDWAMGENDFRVSLVGSRQKRLDRFFNPLDTSDVDPELQELRRPRVTGSLSLSWDRGPWSLGIQNVYQGKQAVDEIEEVLGLGDNQAVYGDDGFFDSIVITDINGSYQYSDELTIYGAVNNVTDEEPWSTETAWPVGPRGRTFVLGVSYSM
- a CDS encoding hypothetical protein (PFAM: Uncharacterized protein conserved in bacteria (DUF2241)), translating into MAPQLDDTEWVFAEVGEEDAIPLTPLAIATFREAEGLTLVLPQSAVDRLENVSAPMSRITLEVHSSLEAVGLTAAVAGALAEEGISANVIAAYYHDHIFVPKASADRALAVLQALSTSTD